One Pecten maximus chromosome 7, xPecMax1.1, whole genome shotgun sequence genomic window carries:
- the LOC117331722 gene encoding uncharacterized protein LOC117331722 isoform X2: protein MASKQSNDNGARPKTNFKSNIQNQECSKMETEKKERLENNQGQDKHVRLGTDLDNDSVPYAPQDTSLPGPTGETDSESDLLLVDLVVIYTKEDFDKVDTEFIPWLKKMARQCNIDARIYLYDDSVVLKRDNIFRKADDVLAKCMKILVYITENFMKDKSLTGIVEELICLTRFMDDTEINEHISKISQLANNMNRNLDLLHECVLRQKENAVMRVQTTAKKIRFTGLQANNNIIEFFDLEKNARLKERVAKNVITKAFMDREKQELVVNHRNKSSMSNENQCTTSGRHSYATSADGQHNISHQNQHAAHLEGGHQLPVDTQVVSNAKTSTPLEKQLNNEAVDIVCTTSTSTGFEVASNQSNQIWETKQPNPRQGNESQTVIGGVVTSISGSPASSNALEGNIAHSRNTAVSGLNNPEKNPETKPAHCSHIGETSENKDIKTHGAEGALPPEDVGDSDDIEEDQLESSKNKYKENKSTASKLTDSGYDSATGQEELSPTDESDRSGKDSGETSLDNTSLVNDSGNAALNSQKTESILSIDAKDSLNNESKVLEHTAARSVMAGNPAPKNFDGSHPVDSLDPSNLNNEKRFGSPQALFHLLTGTMDLIKFPG from the exons ATGGCAAGCAAGCAATCCAATGATAATGGAGCAAGGCCCAAAACTAATTTCAAGTCAAATATCCAAAATCAAGAATGTTCTAAAATGGAAACTGAAAAGAAAGAAAGGTTGGAAAATAATCAAGGACAAGATAAACATGTCAGACTAGGGACTGATTTAGACAATGATTCTGTACCATATGCTCCACAAGACACCTCATTACCAGGCCCTACTGGAGAAACAGACTCTGAGTCAGACCTTTTACTAGTAGATTTGGTAGTCATATATACCAAGGAGGATTTTGATAAGGTGGATACTGAATTTATTCCATGGTTGAAAAAGATGGCCAGGCAATGTAACATTGATGCTCGGATATATCTGTATGATGATTCAGTTGTTTTAAAAAGAGATAACATATTCAGAAAAGCTGATGATGTGTTGgcaaaatgtatgaaaatattggtttatatcactgaaaatttcatgaaGGACAAATCTCTTACTGGCATAGTGGAAGAGCTGATTTGTCTGACAAGGTTCATGGATGATACAGAAATCAATGAGcacatttcaaaaatatctcAATTGGCAAACAACATGAATAGAAACCTAGATCTTCTTCATGAATGTGTTCTACGCCAAAAGGAAAATGCTGTCATGCGTGTTCAAACAACAGCTAAAAAAATAAGATTTACAGGTCTGCAAgcaaataataatattattgaattttttGACTTAGAGAAGAATGCAAGATTGAAAGAGCGGGTTGCAAAGAATGTTATCACGAAAGCATTCATGGACAGGGAAAAGCAAGAATTGGTTGTTAACCATAGGAACAAGTCCTCAATGTCTAATGAAAATCAATGTACTACTTCTGGGAGACATTCATACGCTACTTCTGCAGACGGTCAACATAATATTTCCCACCAAAATCAACATGCTGCACACCTCGAAGGTGGCCATCAGTTGCCTGTAGATACTCAGGTTGTTTCAAATGCAAAAACTAGTACTCCCCTGGAGAAACAACTGAACAATGAAGCAGTTGACATTGTCTGTACCACATCCACATCAACAGGTTTTGAAGTTGCCAGTAACCAGTCAAATCAAATATGGGAAACTAAACAG CCAAATCCGAGGCAAGGAAATGAAAGCCAGACAGTAATCGGTGGTGTCGTAACCAGTATTAGCGGAAGTCCAG CCTCCTCAAACGCTCTGGAGGGGAATATTGCACATTCCAGAAATACTGCTGTGTCTGGATTAAACAACCCAGAGAAAAATCCAGAGACAAAACCTGCTCATTGTTCTCATATAGGGGAAACATCAGAGAATAAAGACATCAAGACTCACGGTGCTGAGGGTGCTCTGCCTCCTGAGGATGTCGGGGATTCTGATGATATAGAAGAAGATCAGTTGGAATCTTCAAAGAACAAATACAAAGAGAACAAGTCAACAGCCTCAAAATTAACAGATTCTGGATATGACTCTGCGACTGGTCAAGAAGAGTTGTCACCAACAGATGAATCCGACAGGTCAGGAAAAGACTCCGGGGAGACGAGTCTAGACAACACTAGTCTAGTGAATGATTCAGGCAATGCGGCATTAAATTCTCAAAAAACTGAGAGCATACTGAGCATTGATGCAAAGGACAGCTTGAACAATGAGAGTAAGGTCCTGGAACACACTGCTGCCAGAAGTGTAATGGCAGGCAATCCTGCCCCGAAAAACTTTGATGGTAGTCATCCTGTTGATTCACTGGATCCTTCTAACCTAAACAATGAAAAACGTTTTGGCAGCCCTCAGGCCCTATTCCATTTGCTAACAG
- the LOC117331722 gene encoding uncharacterized protein LOC117331722 isoform X3, with the protein MASKQSNDNGARPKTNFKSNIQNQECSKMETEKKERLENNQGQDKHVRLGTDLDNDSVPYAPQDTSLPGPTGETDSESDLLLVDLVVIYTKEDFDKVDTEFIPWLKKMARQCNIDARIYLYDDSVVLKRDNIFRKADDVLAKCMKILVYITENFMKDKSLTGIVEELICLTRFMDDTEINEHISKISQLANNMNRNLDLLHECVLRQKENAVMRVQTTAKKIRFTGLQANNNIIEFFDLEKNARLKERVAKNVITKAFMDREKQELVVNHRNKSSMSNENQCTTSGRHSYATSADGQHNISHQNQHAAHLEGGHQLPVDTQVVSNAKTSTPLEKQLNNEAVDIVCTTSTSTGFEVASNQSNQIWETKQPNPRQGNESQTVIGGVVTSISGSPASSNALEGNIAHSRNTAVSGLNNPEKNPETKPAHCSHIGETSENKDIKTHGAEGALPPEDVGDSDDIEEDQLESSKNKYKENKSTASKLTDSGYDSATGQEELSPTDESDRSGKDSGETSLDNTSLVNDSGNAALNSQKTESILSIDAKDSLNNESKVLEHTAARSVMAGNPAPKNFDGSHPVDSLDPSNLNNEKRFGSPQALFHLLTDMM; encoded by the exons ATGGCAAGCAAGCAATCCAATGATAATGGAGCAAGGCCCAAAACTAATTTCAAGTCAAATATCCAAAATCAAGAATGTTCTAAAATGGAAACTGAAAAGAAAGAAAGGTTGGAAAATAATCAAGGACAAGATAAACATGTCAGACTAGGGACTGATTTAGACAATGATTCTGTACCATATGCTCCACAAGACACCTCATTACCAGGCCCTACTGGAGAAACAGACTCTGAGTCAGACCTTTTACTAGTAGATTTGGTAGTCATATATACCAAGGAGGATTTTGATAAGGTGGATACTGAATTTATTCCATGGTTGAAAAAGATGGCCAGGCAATGTAACATTGATGCTCGGATATATCTGTATGATGATTCAGTTGTTTTAAAAAGAGATAACATATTCAGAAAAGCTGATGATGTGTTGgcaaaatgtatgaaaatattggtttatatcactgaaaatttcatgaaGGACAAATCTCTTACTGGCATAGTGGAAGAGCTGATTTGTCTGACAAGGTTCATGGATGATACAGAAATCAATGAGcacatttcaaaaatatctcAATTGGCAAACAACATGAATAGAAACCTAGATCTTCTTCATGAATGTGTTCTACGCCAAAAGGAAAATGCTGTCATGCGTGTTCAAACAACAGCTAAAAAAATAAGATTTACAGGTCTGCAAgcaaataataatattattgaattttttGACTTAGAGAAGAATGCAAGATTGAAAGAGCGGGTTGCAAAGAATGTTATCACGAAAGCATTCATGGACAGGGAAAAGCAAGAATTGGTTGTTAACCATAGGAACAAGTCCTCAATGTCTAATGAAAATCAATGTACTACTTCTGGGAGACATTCATACGCTACTTCTGCAGACGGTCAACATAATATTTCCCACCAAAATCAACATGCTGCACACCTCGAAGGTGGCCATCAGTTGCCTGTAGATACTCAGGTTGTTTCAAATGCAAAAACTAGTACTCCCCTGGAGAAACAACTGAACAATGAAGCAGTTGACATTGTCTGTACCACATCCACATCAACAGGTTTTGAAGTTGCCAGTAACCAGTCAAATCAAATATGGGAAACTAAACAG CCAAATCCGAGGCAAGGAAATGAAAGCCAGACAGTAATCGGTGGTGTCGTAACCAGTATTAGCGGAAGTCCAG CCTCCTCAAACGCTCTGGAGGGGAATATTGCACATTCCAGAAATACTGCTGTGTCTGGATTAAACAACCCAGAGAAAAATCCAGAGACAAAACCTGCTCATTGTTCTCATATAGGGGAAACATCAGAGAATAAAGACATCAAGACTCACGGTGCTGAGGGTGCTCTGCCTCCTGAGGATGTCGGGGATTCTGATGATATAGAAGAAGATCAGTTGGAATCTTCAAAGAACAAATACAAAGAGAACAAGTCAACAGCCTCAAAATTAACAGATTCTGGATATGACTCTGCGACTGGTCAAGAAGAGTTGTCACCAACAGATGAATCCGACAGGTCAGGAAAAGACTCCGGGGAGACGAGTCTAGACAACACTAGTCTAGTGAATGATTCAGGCAATGCGGCATTAAATTCTCAAAAAACTGAGAGCATACTGAGCATTGATGCAAAGGACAGCTTGAACAATGAGAGTAAGGTCCTGGAACACACTGCTGCCAGAAGTGTAATGGCAGGCAATCCTGCCCCGAAAAACTTTGATGGTAGTCATCCTGTTGATTCACTGGATCCTTCTAACCTAAACAATGAAAAACGTTTTGGCAGCCCTCAGGCCCTATTCCATTTGCTAACAG